A stretch of DNA from Salmo trutta chromosome 12, fSalTru1.1, whole genome shotgun sequence:
CGCCATTGGTTGTGCCGGAACTGGAGACACGGTCATTCGGTCCTGCTGAAAATGGACAAAAGGAGAATGATAACAAAATGTACAAATATTTCACGTTACAAACACCTTCTGGAGCCGTTCCTTGAACCGTTCTTgaaccaggtgaaaaaacctcaAGCCATAATACTCACTGTGAGGTGTGGGTCATACATGTCGTTGGCAATGCCTTCGATAGCGGAAGGCGACGCTGATCGTTCCACAGCTCCGCCAGTCATTGCCTTTGTTTTGTCCTGTGTGCGCAGGTAGTAGTACAGTAACACTCCCAGAGTGGCCAGCAGCAGCAGTACCACGATGATGGAAGCTGCAATACCTCCTGTGTTGTCTGGTTCTGGTGTGGCTGTATTGGACATAAGGTGTTATTAGACAAGGGTTGCCCAGCCAGGCCTGGCGAGTGGCATGAGCCATGAAAAAGATATTACTTACAACTTAGTGGGTCTTTTGCTTCACCAGCACAGTTGAATCCTATGTCATAGTCAATGTCATCCAGGGCCACGACTCCAGTGTATCCTTTGAAACCCTCAAATATAATCTAGAAACACACATTCTCAATGAACAACAACCCTTCCTTGCAATAATACAATATGAAACAATATATACAGGTAACTGGCAAAATAAAGTAAACACCAACAAAAAGTGTCTTAATAGgccgttgggccaccacgagcccgAACAACTccaatgtgccttggcataggAGGGATGCGACACGAGAAAATCCAGCATTTGGTGTTTAGTTGATGGCGGTGAAAAACGTCGTCTCAGACGTCACTCCAGAATCTCCCCTAAGTGTTCAATTTGGTTCAAATCTTGTGACCGAGATGCACGCGTACACGATCGcaaacacacactttaaaccccccATGCTCcgttgagacccctctttcaaagtcactgagatctcttcttctagccatggtagccataataatgggcaactgggcatttttatacatgacctgAAGCATGATGGGTAGGGGACTTAATTGCTTAAtaaactcaggaaccacacctgtgttgtgtgtgtgtgtatgtgtttgtgtgatgtCTGACCTGATACTCATTAGTAGAAGTGATGTCAACATTGAAGCGTGACCAAACTGCTCCCACCTCTTCAACACTCAACATTTGTTTCAGGTTCCCTTCAGACTGCCTCCACACCTTCAGATGACTACCATCTGCATGGACACAGTATGGAATATAACGACATTAACAAACTGGCAACCAGGATCATCACCATCATGGTCGGCATCATCACATAGAAACAGACAGGTAAGGCAGGTTGTTTGATAGAGTTAAGACAGCAGTGGTGGTGAAGTCCATTGGTGAAGGTTGGGTCTTACGGGTGACTGGTTTGTACACCCAGAAGCGCAGGCAGGTGCCCTTGGTGGAGGGCAGATGAGGACTCAGCAACCAGGCCTTGTATTTGGCTGTGTCCCTGGTGCTACTGGGGAGGAACAGGAAGTGACCTGCAGAATGGACACAAGGACAATAAgactgggaccaatcagaacatACATTCTAATCTGGAAGAGTTGGATTTCAGAGGCCAATTTGATGCTTATGACAAATCTTATAATGCGTTATAACTGCTTCATACCTGCAtgctttaagtaaagtgttaccattaGGTTTAATCAAGACCTTAGCTTACAGTAAATGCATTTAAATGTGTCAGTGTGTCACCTCTCTCTGTTCCAAGGGTGTGGTCATGGGATGGGGTGGGGTAGTGGGTCTCTGCCTCAGCACTGGTCAGCTCCCAGTCCAACTGGTCTAGCTCAGGGTTCTGAGAGTTGGTCCAGTCACACATATCCATCTCCAGGTCACACTTAGTACCTGACAAACACACCAGCATGCAtgtcactaacacacacaataagaataattatctctctctctctctctctctctctctctctctctgtgtgtttgtgtgtgtgtatgtgtaaagtACTGACCAAGTGTTTGACAAGGATGGTTTGAGAAAATTATGTCATCAACTGAGACATGAGTGCCTTTGCCACCCGCTCCCTGCACCTCAAACTCCaactgaaacacaaacaattttcaattcagtcatttagcagacactcttatccagagcaatttgggttaagtgccttgcacaagggtatatcgacagatttttcacctagccgGCTCGGGGactcaaaccagcgacctttcggttactggcccaactagGCTGCTTACATCTGACCTTTCGGTGCTTGCAGTGTCTGACCAGTAGCTTGATCACATGACATCATGTACACTACCTGCCAGTCTGTGATGGTGCTGCTGATGTTGCCGTTGCCATGGCGCCAGACATCTCCCTGGTCCAGGTTGTTGGAGAAGATCTTCACCCTATCTCCTTTCACTGGCTTCATGTACACAGTCAGCAAACCTAAAATggaacacacacaaatcaaatcaaagtttatttgtcacgtgcgccgaatacaacaggtgtagaccttacagtgaaatgcttacttacaggcgctaaccaatagtgtgaaaaaaaggtatgtgtgtgtgtaggtaagtaaagaaataaaacaacagtaaaaatacatttgaaaataagagtagcaaggctatatacagacaccggtgaGTCGGGCTAattaaggtagtatgtacatgtaggtatggttaaagtgactatgcatatatgacggacagagagtagcagttgCGTAAAAGGAGGGGTTGGCGGgaggtgggacacaatgcagatagcccggttagccaatgtgcgggagcactggttggtcgggccaattgaggtagtatgtacatggatgtatggttaaagtgactatgcatataagataaacagagagtagcagcagcataaaagagggggttgggggggcacacaatgcaaatagtccgggtaaccattggttacctgttcagacgtcttatggcttgggggtaaaaactgttgagaagcctttttgtcctagacttggcactccggtaccgcttgccatgcggtagtagagagaacagtctatgactggggtggctggggtctttgataatttttagggccttcctctgacaccgcctggtgtagaggtcctcgatggcaggcagctttgccccagtgatgtattgggccgtacgcactaccctctgaagtggaGCACATGTTTTTTTGtagtacttttacccctttttcgtgatatccaattggtagttacagtcttgtcccatctgcAACTcccgctagagcacgatgggataAGGACATCCCAGCTGGCCAAGCCCTCCCCTGACCCGGacacttggccaattgtgcgtcgtCTATAGTAACTCCTCAAGCACTtcgatgccttagaccgctgcgccactctggaggcccCAGCATGCAAAGTGTGATGTGTGATTGAGGGTGGGTATGTACTGTAAAAGGTATATACTCACCAGGATTCTCTCCCCCCATGTGGTACCAGAAGTGAACACACTCTGTTTGTGCCACGCCAACTCGCACAGGGGATGTAAGGGTGGCCACACTGCCCTGTGGTAGGATCTCCACATCACTGTCTGCCATCATGTAGTACCCTAAGGACCAACAATAGGATATGTTTAAGTGGATTccatgtatctctgtatctctcactacTAGTATTtctgagaggtattgacatgttgaaagcaccgagctgtctgtttaaactactagcacacagctcagacacccatgcataccccacaagacatgccaccaaaggtctcttcaaAATCCCCAACTCAAGAACAGACtgtgggaggcgcacagtactacacagagccatggctacatggaactctattccacatcaggtaactgatgcaagcagtagaatcagattgaaaaaacagataaaaatacaccttatggaacagcgtggactgtgaagcaacataaACATAGgcgcagacacatgcatacacacacatgataataTACGCActacacacacatggattttgtgttgtagatatgtggtagtggagtagggccTTGAGGGCACACATGGTGTTGTGAAATTTTGCCAGACCCCAGGAAAAGCAgcaggatccataataaatacaaatacaaatgatcTCCTTTTGttgttctatttctctctctctccttctctcacccaTCACTGTCTCCAGTGTGTGGTCTGTTTTTGGCCCAGTGTTGGAGGACTGCCAGTTAGTGTGGAGCCAGCGGGCAGTGCCAGTGGTGGTGTAGCCGCATTGCTGGCCTTCAAAGGAGCACTTATTGGGCACGGTGCATGGGCGGTTCACAAATGCCACGTCATCTAGTGCAACCCGCCCGTCAAAGCCGGAGCGCACTGCTTCAAATatcagctgtgtgtgtttgtgaatcagagaggaggaaggagaggggagcagGGGTGGAGAGAAATGGAAGTGTCATATCAATGTCAACATTAACAGACATATTCTATTTTTGTTATTATTCATGTTTATGTGTCACTGGACCTAAAGCCTGTATTGAACCCACTCATACCTGGAAGCTAGTCAGCTGCTCAGATACTGGACAGTGTCCCTCATGCCAGAAGTTGCCATGGGCACCGCTGCGGCTCCATAGCAGACTCTCACCGCCGTAGGCATCACGCAACTTAACACTGAGTGCAcctgagagggatagagagagggggagacggagGGGAGTTGAGAGAGAAGAAGTAAAAACATAGCTAGAGGAtgtgagaggaagagaagagggagatagaAATAGGACGTGAAAGTGGTTTTCATTGTGTTCAGGAGTGACTCCTCTGGAAGTCAAGGAGAGCCCTTCATCCTCACCTGTCTCAGGCCCGTAGAGCTTATAATAGAAGGACAGGCAGTGATGTCCGGAGGTGCCTGGCTGACGGTACGATAACAGACGGCCAGACACACCCCGTAACAAGGGGCTCCATACGTCTACAGCAAGACTTTTACCTGTAATCAAAGACATGATTAATTAAGGCGTTATAGACATCTAATGACTTAATGATCAGGTCCATTGGTTACATAGAGAACACTTGGAGTAATGCTACTATGTGAGAAGTACGACATGTTTAGAATGTAAAACTGGTAAGTGGTTATGTGAACCTAGCTGACTATTCTATGCAGGTGTAAGGTCATGTTAGTACCGACTCCAATGGAATGGTCCATCCCTGTGAGAAGGCTCCAGTCAAAGTTGTCCGTTTGATCCTGGTACCAGTCACACAGTCCCTCTTCAAAGTTACATGACAGAGCTGTCCAGAAGAAACAAATCATATCAGCAGAAAATCAACTAAATAAAATACTTTATACTATACAGGATGTGTATGACCATACTGAAATACCAAATGATCACAACAAAACAATATTTGTTCAAACTGAAAGATAAATTGCTTACCTGTGGGAGAGGATGGGAAATACTGAGCGTGACAGTTAATGAAATGAACATCCTTCACAGTGATTCTGGCACATGGGCACAACTTCCTAGCACGAGCCACAAATTCCATCTTGGAAAGAGAGGGGCAGTGAAAGAAATAGTAAATACCAGAAAGAGTAACCACAGCATCAAAAAAAAGGAATACATTAAATACGGTAGTAGATAATACAAGATAATTACTGGCTACAAACAAGGTCCCCCAAACCAAACTATAAGCATGTCCTGAAGGTATCATACCTGGAAGCGGTGATCCCTGGCTCCGATGTACACCTGCGCCTGCTGGTACACCCCCTCTACAGATCCTGTTTTCCCACTGAACTCCCACAGCCTGGGCAGACTGCCCAACAGACTGTCAATCACCCGGATGGATAGCTCACCTAGGGGAGAGAACGGGGAACAAAGAGGCAGAGGTAAAGACAAGGAGCGGCAGATGTCCTGAACTGTAGGAGGGACATAGGTTTTGGTTAAGGGGATTGTTAGGGTTTGCTTGCAGATGGCTGAGGCTGTGTTACCGGTGTGATTGCTCTTGCTGGTCAAGGAGTAGGAGAAGTTGAGGGTGCAGGCTGGCCCCGAGGGGCCCAGGAGAGGGGTGCGTGTCTGGGCCTCAGTCAACTGCTGCCCTGGGGCTTCAGCTAAATACAGGTACTTGtctgagggcagagagagagatggaggtctgTCACTATACTGAAAAACAAACTAAACAAAATGTACAGCTGACCAGACATGGCCACTCATACCTTATAGTATCTTGATATACATAACACACACaagcaagcacgcacgcacgcacacacacactccgctgtCCAAAAGTTACCTTTGGGGGTGTCATTCAGCACCCACTGCTGGCTTCCAATGCTGCTGTCTGTCCATCCAGAGCTGCCCTTCTCATAGGAGAAGtcccctacacaaacacacacactaagaacATGCAGATTCACACTAAAAAAAATTtgacaaataatacaaatacagtTGCTGCTGTCTGTCCATCCAGAGCTGCCCTTCTCATAGGAGAAGtcccctacacaaacacacacactaagaacATGCAGATTCACACTAAACATTTTTtgacaaataatacaaatacagttgaagtcggaagtttacatacacttaggtcggagtcattaaaacttgtttttcaaccacaatttcttgttaacaaactatagttttggcaagttggttagaacatctactttgtgcatgacacaagtaatttttccaacaattgtttacggacagattatttcacttataattcactgtatcagaagtttacatacactaagttgactgccaaaaattatgtcatggctttagatgcttctgataggctaattgacataatttgagtaaattggaggtgtggatgtatttcaaggcctaccttcaaactcagtgcctctttgcttaacatcatgggaaaatcaaaagaaatcagccaagacctcagaaaaacaattgtagacctccacaagtctggttcatccttgggagcaatttccaaatgcctgaaggtaccacgttcatctctacaaacaatagtacgcaagtataaacaccataggaccacgcagccatcataccgctcaggaaggagacccattctgtctcctagagatgtacatactttggtgcgaaaagtgcaactcaatcccagaagaacagcaaaggaccttgtgaagatgctggaggaaacaggtacaaaagtatctatatccacagtaaaatgagtcctatatcgacataacctgaaaggccgctcagcaaggaagaagccactgctccaaaaccgccataaaaaagccagactacggtttgcaactgcacatggggacaaagatcgtactttttggagaaatgtcctctggtctgatgtaacaaaaatagaacggtttgtctataatgaccattgttatgtttggaagaaaaagggggaggcttgcaagcagaagaacactatcccaaccatgaagcacgggggtggcatcatcatgctctgggggtgctttgctgcaggagggattggtgcacttcacaaaatagatggcatcataaggatcataaggaaggaaaattatgtggatatattgaagcaacatctcaagacatcagtcagtccggaagttaaagcttggtcttaaatgggtcttccaaatggacaatgacaccaagcattcttccaaagttgtggcaaaatggcttaaggacaacaaagtcaaggtattggagtggccatcacaaagccccgacctcaatcccatataaaatttgtgggcagaactgaaaaagcgtgtgagagcaaggaggcctacaaacctgactgagttacaccagctctgtcaggaggaataggccaaaatgcacccaacttattgtgggaagcttgtggaaggctacccgaaacgtttgacccaagttaaacaatttaaaggcaatgctaccaaatacaaattgagtgtatgtaaacttctgacccattgggaatgtgatgaaagaaataaaagctgaaataaataattctctctgctattattctgacatttcacattcttaatgttggcatgtggactaatatgttgttgagttgtgttcttacactggtacagtcatgccctatgagagatgtatgactgcgcatgtgcgaaaataaaaaaagtgcattttcccccgttctagttaaaacaccaatgatgaacatgtgtgtttattcctccgttaagtaaaccggtattcctgtcctgaagatgtcagcaccaacaggttatgggcccaggagggaacatggaatagattatatttcgacggagatgaaaaaaactacgagttatgggagacaaagtttttggggcacttgcgtttgcttgggctaaaggccgccatattgagcgtggatgaagatgaagaagacagagagaaaaatgaagaagCCTACGCCGAATTGATACAGGTGTTGGATGATAAAAGCCTTTCCCTGATAATGAGAGaagcagcagatgatgggagaaaagagttgaagatattgagggaacattatgcaggtaaagggaagccacgtgtgattagcctctacactgaactaacttctcttcagaaagccgctgacgaaagtgttacggactatatcattcgtgctgagacggctattacagcactgagaaatgctgaagagactttaagtgacgggctgttgattgcaatgattctgaaaggtttgcccgaatcatttaagccgtttgccatccacataacgcagagtaacgagccgacaacttttggcaagttcaaaaccaagttgaggagctatgaaagcaccgagaagtttagcgccatttccactgacgacaacgtgatgaaggcaagtaacattaaagttagctggccaagagggagagataaagggaccgAGATAACCTGCT
This window harbors:
- the mamdc4 gene encoding apical endosomal glycoprotein: MGFNRGFSALVLLLMFLWAIGSQTLACQTPELKCDFVCDCTDCIDEDGCGYRGMDFVCDFEDPDVCGWQDQSLEKAYSWERRQRGDTLPDSGPSSDFTIGTATGWFMGVTEVKAHSPSTAVMASPMMKQSSPSCRMHLRYFLWDPGFTGLGPAPLWASMYREDSTQQAVVWRPESTSVRGWREATVFLGRIPTSFQIRLHSQRTEGRRGDVAIDQLQFFDCALPLPVPGESCAAGLLQCNREGCVEQHQVCDGTDDCGDKTDEQNCGGYWGCDFEEGVCNWDLRTLSTSLKWTRTSQANISMTDPFKGPGRDHSNNTASGHFLYVTVPEGGLKSDWTSFQSPLLEPTNSTHPCKMVMYSHQFGPRSGGLSVLVADTEIYPVWQRGGALGDLWVKAEVEIISNTSFQFVFVAAIRDKEYGGVAIDSIMMSPTCRLSKGNITLANFPKPPGHPCTSDTSKICDFYEDCADKDDEAKCGDFSYEKGSSGWTDSSIGSQQWVLNDTPKDKYLYLAEAPGQQLTEAQTRTPLLGPSGPACTLNFSYSLTSKSNHTGELSIRVIDSLLGSLPRLWEFSGKTGSVEGVYQQAQVYIGARDHRFQMEFVARARKLCPCARITVKDVHFINCHAQYFPSSPTALSCNFEEGLCDWYQDQTDNFDWSLLTGMDHSIGVGKSLAVDVWSPLLRGVSGRLLSYRQPGTSGHHCLSFYYKLYGPETGALSVKLRDAYGGESLLWSRSGAHGNFWHEGHCPVSEQLTSFQLIFEAVRSGFDGRVALDDVAFVNRPCTVPNKCSFEGQQCGYTTTGTARWLHTNWQSSNTGPKTDHTLETVMGYYMMADSDVEILPQGSVATLTSPVRVGVAQTECVHFWYHMGGENPGLLTVYMKPVKGDRVKIFSNNLDQGDVWRHGNGNISSTITDWQLEFEVQGAGGKGTHVSVDDIIFSNHPCQTLGTKCDLEMDMCDWTNSQNPELDQLDWELTSAEAETHYPTPSHDHTLGTERGHFLFLPSSTRDTAKYKAWLLSPHLPSTKGTCLRFWVYKPVTHGSHLKVWRQSEGNLKQMLSVEEVGAVWSRFNVDITSTNEYQIIFEGFKGYTGVVALDDIDYDIGFNCAGEAKDPLSSTPEPDNTGGIAASIIVVLLLLATLGVLLYYYLRTQDKTKAMTGGAVERSASPSAIEGIANDMYDPHLTQDRMTVSPVPAQPMAGDFTNEVCFSDSTELVRKEMV